The window CTTATCCGCTTCTTTCGATTACCTCATAAAAAAGAGCCGCCACAATACGTGGCCGCCCGAGTTATCTGATTCAAACAGCACTTACGCCAACTGCCGCCTGTTCACTTTCCATCATTTCATCGGCAAAACCGTTCATAAGGCTCGTTAATCGATCAGCTGTTTCCATTGCATTAATCATATTGTGGGTTTTCGCGTTGCCACGGATTCCCGAGTGCTGCGCGTCCAATCATTACGCCATCGACGCCTGTTTGATCTAACAGTTGCAAATACCTGCCATCGGCGCAAGAACAATTTGGTTGTCCATTGTTATATTGCCAATTTTAATTAGTCTTTCTTTACTATCATTCATTTAATTTCTTCCTTCTACAAGCGAATTACCTGTTTCCACTTACTATTTCGCCGGAGGCACTTCATTCGCCTTCTTGCAGTAATTCGTCGACACCGTTAAGTTTCTTCCAAAGTATAACACCTTCATCCCGGACAGC of the Sporosarcina sp. FSL K6-1508 genome contains:
- a CDS encoding tRNA-dihydrouridine synthase, translating into MQLLDQTGVDGVMIGRAALGNPWQRENPQYD